The Trypanosoma brucei gambiense DAL972 chromosome 10, complete sequence genome has a segment encoding these proteins:
- a CDS encoding rRNA dimethyltransferase, putative, with protein MSRRFLNRSQVTSASAALLYSRRGVSKPSTDAAAPPLPPLRCPGGPRVKAEGLKQLFKVPHAGYLAKYGQRFILNLKLTHQVAALLSRTTLRTPDKLLLELGPGAGALTRSLLTRPCVGVLGIEQDERFNGHLEQIRQYTSGKFQWTNGDVLRINELEIVESLYAGFAQQHRRKPAADARERASSDGNKSDGGEACSSGTKDSGCCTDDFYCEDAPLRNVQREKILRKRFGKYAAFNHDTASGQNSGSAAPSSDVFGCAFSSESAAFEVSDRWWSDGDAKLEVIANLPFNIITELLMRYAVDCSRKQNLFVFGRVPLHVFTQQEVAECIIAPAGSIHFSRLSVLCQCFFHTQLLRTFREMTYYPKTAVLGALVTLQPRAVPLLPGLDAATLIHFTDLLMRPGQRGMTVYKALQQHVPPEVAQYMLQELRTDGALTVLDLTAEEVCKLATLWHRFLEASSQQAYGSGT; from the coding sequence ATGTCTCGTCGATTCCTCAACCGGTCGCAAGTGACTTCTGCGTCTGCTGCTTTATTATACTCCAGGAGAGGCGTCAGTAAACCAAGTACGGATGCCGCAGCACCACCTCTTCCGCCGCTGCGGTGCCCCGGAGGGCCACGCGTAAAGGCGGAGGGCCTTAAACAACTTTTCAAAGTACCGCACGCCGGTTACCTTGCCAAGTATGGCCAGCGCTTCATTTTGAACCTGAAGCTTACACACCAGGTAGCAGCGCTGCTTAGTCGCACAACGCTACGCACGCCGGACAAGTTGTTGTTGGAACTGGGCCCTGGTGCGGGGGCTTTGACTCGTAGCCTGTTAACTCGGCCGTGTGTTGGTGTGTTGGGTATTGAACAGGATGAACGATTTAACGGTCATCTCGAGCAGATACGGCAATACACAAGTGGCAAGTTCCAGTGGACGAATGGTGATGTGCTTCGTATTAATGAATTGGAAATAGTGGAATCGCTTTATGCAGGATTTGCGCAGCAGCACCGTCGGAAGCCAGCGGCAGATGCACGTGAGCGTGCGAGTAGCGACGGGAATAAAAGCGATGGTGGGGAAGCATGCAGTAGCGGTACTAAGGACAGTGGCTGCTGCACGGACGATTTTTACTGCGAGGATGCTCCACTGCGGAACGTACAACGGGAGAAGATTCTTCGAAAGCGATTCGGAAAATATGCAGCTTTTAACCACGACACGGCTAGTGGACAAAACAGCGGTTCTGCGGCGCCGAGTTCAGATGTTTTTGGTTGTGCATTCTCTTCTGAGTCGGCTGCATTTGAGGTATCCGACAGATGGTGGTCAGATGGCGATGCAAAACTTGAAGTGATAGCAAATCTCCCTTTTAACATCATAACTGAACTTCTGATGCGTTATGCTGTCGACTGCTCGCGTAAACAAAACCTTTTTGTGTTCGGTCGCGTTCCGTTACATGTTTTCACGCAGCAGGAGGTTGCGGAGTGTATCATCGCCCCAGCGGGTTCTATTCACTTTTCTCGGCTCTCTGTATTGTGTCAGTGCTTTTTTCACACACAACTACTGCGGACATTTCGAGAAATGACGTATTATCCAAAAACTGCGGTTCTTGGGGCACTAGTTACCCTTCAACCTCGTGCTGTGCCATTATTACCGGGGCTCGATGCGGCAACACTCATACACTTCACGGACTTGTTGATGCGCCCTGGGCAGCGAGGCATGACAGTTTATAAAGCATTGCAGCAACATGTGCCTCCTGAAGTTGCCCAGTATATGTTGCAGGAGTTGCGTACAGATGGCGCATTGACTGTGCTTGATTTAACTGCGGAGGAGGTGTGTAAGTTGGCAACCTTATGGCATCGGTTTCTTGAGGCGTCCTCCCAACAAGCGTATGGCTCAGGGACCTAA